The Canis lupus dingo isolate Sandy chromosome 11, ASM325472v2, whole genome shotgun sequence genome includes a region encoding these proteins:
- the TXNDC15 gene encoding thioredoxin domain-containing protein 15, which yields MRLLGWWQVLLWVLGSPARGLEVAEEGSHLQSEEQPAHALLAGVVSTSEEEHPRGPGGQDRSAGEAGTVLGLDADGDHVLMLSVIPGETDDKLSSEPSGGTCGAQGEEDSRCSLREHLFSLDGTGASFQDREEEYYSEPEVGESDPAPHEDSNNTESLKSPKVNCEERNVTGLENFTLKVLNMSQDLMDFLNPNGSDCTLVLFYTPWCRFSASLAPHFNSLPRAFPALHFLALDASQHSSLSTRFGTVAVPNILLFQGAKPMARFNHTDRTLETLKVFIFNQTGIEAKKNVVVTQADQIGPLPSTLIKSVDWLLVFSLFFLISFIMYATIRTESIRWLIPGQEQEHVE from the exons ATGCGGCTCCTCGGCTGGTGGCAGGTCCTGCTGTGGGTGCTGGGGTCTCCCGCCCGCGGCCTGGAGG TTGCTGAGGAAGGCAGTCACTTGCAGTCGGAGGAGCAGCCTGCTCATGCTCTGCTGGCCGGAGTCGTGTCCACAAGTGAGGAAGAGCACCCACGTGGCCCTGGGGGCCAGGACAGGtcagcaggagaggcaggcacGGTCCTGGGGCTTGACGCGGATGGCGACCATGTGCTGATGCTGTCCGTGATCCCCGGGGAGACGGACGACAAGCTGAGTTCCGAGCCCAGTGGCGGCACCTGTGGGGCCCAAGGGGAGGAGGACTCGCGGTGCAGCCTCCGAGAGCACCTCTTCTCTCTGGACGGCACGGGGGCCAGCTTccaggacagagaggaggagTATTACTCAGAGCCCGAGGTGGGCGAATCGGACCCGGCCCCACACGAGGACTCCAATAACACGGAAAGTCTGAAATCTCCCAAGGTGAACTGCGAGGAGAGAAATGTGACCGGCTTAGAAAACTTTACTCTCAAAGTTTTAAATATGTCACAG gaCCTTATGGATTTTCTGAATCCAAATGGTAGTGACTGCACGCTGGTCCTGTTTTACACCCCATGGTGCCGATTTTCTGCCAGTTTGGCCCCTCATTTTAATTCTCTGCCCCGGGCATttccagctcttcattttttggCACTCGATGCTTCTCAGCACAGCAG CCTTTCTACCAGGTTTGGAACCGTAGCTGTTCCCAACATCTTGTTATTTCAAGGAGCTAAACCAATGGCTAGATTTAATCATACGGACCGAACATTGGAAACACtgaaagtcttcatttttaacCAGACGG GCATAGAAGCCAAGAAAAATGTGGTGGTAACGCAAGCTGATCAAATAGGCCCTCTTCCCAGCACTCTGATCAAAAGTGTGGACTGGCTGCTTGTATTTTCCCTGTTCTTTTTAATTAGCTTTATTATGTATGCTACCATTCGAACTGAGAGCATTCGGTGGCTAATTCCAGGACAAGAGCAGGAACACGTGGAATAG